One Salvia splendens isolate huo1 chromosome 12, SspV2, whole genome shotgun sequence genomic window carries:
- the LOC121759157 gene encoding putative F-box protein At1g33530: MEDMFANLPEELVSDILRRLSIRSVMTCKCVCRSWRRLIKGDEFASSYTSKPGLSFVHRDGREYTVFDGAFKPLFRFNFPSWNLHVVIASVNGLLTVWDPDKYAIEMFVCNPITREYATLPPLMGTCFFFGFGVSKLSGLYKILCGDQYGSCHVYTLGRGRSGREWRSTASTAPGVPTLGRDCAKFLNGNLHWLVSDIEKNDLVCSFDIETELFTSFSSPHDYGGNPYGNNHLYILEGQLCLCDILNSNHVVIWKMNNYGDENSWIKEYTFPLHVSPTYFDFYHGIAYKFKVLANDGHWLFATDGSFVFVALKRLFINSKNTEANTKPLTSCSSIIASDFTSNVAIYSPSLISLRTIGLRNVRSLSFN; encoded by the coding sequence ATGGAAGATATGTTTGCAAATCTACCGGAAGAGTTGGTGAGTGATATCCTGAGAAGACTCTCTATTAGAAGCGTTATGACGTGCAAGTGTGTTTGTAGATCATGGCGTCGTTTGATAAAGGGGGATGAGTTTGCGTCGTCGTACACTTCGAAACCAGGTCTGTCTTTCGTTCATCGGGATGGGAGAGAGTACACGGTGTTCGATGGGGCTTTCAAGCCACTTTTCCGATTCAATTTTCCTAGTTGGAATCTTCACGTTGTAATTGCTTCAGTTAATGGTTTGCTTACGGTGTGGGATCCAGATAAATACGCTATAGAAATGTTCGTATGCAATCCAATAACACGTGAGTATGCTACGCTTCCTCCTCTGATGGGGACATGTTTCTTTTTTGGATTCGGAGTGAGCAAATTAAGTGGACTGTATAAAATTTTATGCGGTGATCAATATGGTTCGTGTCATGTATACACTCTAGGAAGAGGAAGATCAGGACGGGAGTGGAGAAGCACCGCATCAACAGCACCGGGTGTACCTACACTGGGACGTGATTGTGCTAAATTTCTGAATGGAAATCTTCACTGGTTGGTTTCTGATATCGAGAAGAATGACTTGGTTTGCAGCTTTGATATTGAAACTGAGCTCTTCACCAGTTTTTCGTCACCACATGATTATGGTGGCAATCCATATGGCAACAATCATCTATACATTTTGGAGGGTCAGCTATGTTTATGCGATATTTTAAATAGTAATCATGTTGTTATCTGGAAGATGAACAACTATGGGGACGAGAATTCGTGGATAAAAGAATATACGTTCCCCCTACACGTTTCTCCAACATATTTCGATTTTTATCATGGTATTGCTTATAAATTCAAAGTTCTGGCAAATGATGGTCACTGGTTGTTCGCAACGGATGGTAGCTTCGTGTTCGTAGCTCTTAAGCGACTATTTATCAACTCCAAAAACACGGAAGCAAATACTAAACCACTCACCAGTTGTTCTTCCATCATTGCCTCCGATTTTACGTCAAATGTTGCTATATATTCTCCAAGCTTGATTTCGCTCAGAACCATAGGCCTTAGAAATGTCCGGTCATTAAGTTTTAATTAG